The Streptococcus viridans genome includes a window with the following:
- a CDS encoding 16S rRNA (uracil(1498)-N(3))-methyltransferase, whose product MQQYFVKGLASSPVTIEDKETSKHMFQVMRLKEEDEVTLVFDDGIKRLARVVNVEARQFELVEELDDNVELPVQVTIASGFPKGDKLEFITQKVTELGASQIWAFPADWSVAKWDGKKLGKKVEKLEKIALGAAEQSKRNHVPSITLFEKKADFLAQLDQFDRIVVAYEESAKEGESAALVQAVSGLEKGSKVLFIFGPEGGLSPVEIESFEAKGAVLAGLGPRILRAETAPLYALSAVSVVTELMKNA is encoded by the coding sequence ATGCAACAGTATTTTGTAAAAGGTTTAGCTAGCTCACCTGTCACGATTGAGGATAAGGAAACTAGCAAGCACATGTTTCAGGTCATGCGTTTGAAAGAAGAGGACGAGGTTACCTTAGTTTTTGATGATGGGATTAAGCGCTTGGCGCGCGTGGTAAATGTAGAGGCTCGTCAGTTTGAATTGGTTGAAGAACTTGATGACAATGTGGAACTGCCAGTCCAAGTGACCATCGCATCAGGCTTTCCCAAGGGAGACAAGCTGGAGTTCATCACTCAAAAGGTGACGGAACTAGGTGCTAGTCAAATCTGGGCCTTTCCTGCCGATTGGTCAGTTGCCAAGTGGGATGGCAAGAAATTGGGTAAAAAGGTTGAAAAACTAGAAAAAATTGCCCTTGGAGCAGCCGAGCAAAGCAAGCGGAATCATGTCCCAAGTATCACTCTTTTTGAGAAAAAAGCAGATTTTCTAGCCCAACTTGACCAGTTTGATCGCATCGTGGTGGCCTATGAAGAGTCGGCCAAAGAAGGCGAAAGCGCTGCTCTTGTACAAGCTGTAAGTGGTCTTGAAAAAGGGAGCAAGGTTCTCTTTATCTTTGGTCCAGAAGGAGGTCTCTCACCTGTGGAAATCGAATCTTTTGAAGCCAAGGGAGCTGTTTTGGCAGGACTTGGTCCTCGCATTCTACGAGCAGAAACCGCACCACTCTATGCCCTTAGCGCAGTGAGTGTTGTCACAGAATTAATGAAAAACGCGTGA
- a CDS encoding replication-associated recombination protein A, giving the protein MPDNLALRMRPKTIDQVIGQEHLVGPGKIIRRMVEANRLSSMILFGPPGIGKTSIASAIAGTTKYAFRTFNATVDSKKRLQEIAEEAKFSGGLVLLLDEIHRLDKTKQDFLLPLLESGLVIMIGATTENPFFSVTPAIRSRVQIFELEPLTNEQVKEAIQLALSDPERGFDFPVTLDEEALDFIATSTNGDLRSAYNSLDLAVLSTKEGEDGVRHISLDIMENSLQRSYITMDKDGDGHYDVLSALQKSIRGSDVDASLHYAARLIEAGDLPSLARRLTVIAYEDIGLANPDAQIHTVTALQAAERIGFPEARILIANIIIDLALSPKSNSAYVAMDKALADLRKSGNLPIPRHLRDGHYAGSKTLGNAQDYKYPHNYPGNWVQQDYLPDKLKGVSYFTPNENGKYERALGATKEKIDQLKKR; this is encoded by the coding sequence ATGCCGGACAATCTCGCCCTGCGCATGCGTCCCAAAACCATCGATCAGGTCATCGGACAAGAACACCTGGTCGGCCCAGGAAAAATCATCCGCCGCATGGTGGAGGCCAATCGTCTCTCGTCCATGATTCTCTTTGGCCCACCAGGGATTGGCAAGACCAGTATTGCTTCTGCCATCGCCGGTACGACCAAGTATGCCTTTCGGACCTTCAATGCAACCGTCGACAGCAAAAAGCGCCTCCAAGAGATCGCAGAGGAAGCCAAGTTTTCTGGTGGTTTAGTCCTGCTTTTGGATGAGATCCATCGCTTGGATAAAACCAAGCAAGATTTTCTCCTGCCTTTGCTCGAAAGCGGTCTGGTCATCATGATCGGCGCAACGACTGAAAATCCTTTCTTCTCCGTTACGCCTGCCATTCGCAGTCGGGTACAGATTTTTGAACTGGAACCCTTGACCAATGAGCAAGTCAAAGAGGCTATCCAATTGGCGCTTAGCGACCCCGAACGGGGCTTTGACTTTCCTGTTACGCTCGACGAGGAGGCTTTAGATTTCATCGCCACTTCGACCAATGGAGACCTACGTTCTGCCTATAATTCTCTCGATTTAGCCGTCCTCTCTACCAAGGAAGGGGAGGATGGCGTTCGCCACATCAGTCTCGACATCATGGAAAATAGCCTCCAGCGGAGCTATATCACCATGGACAAGGATGGAGATGGCCACTACGATGTTCTCTCTGCTCTTCAAAAATCCATCCGCGGATCCGATGTTGATGCCAGTCTCCACTATGCCGCCCGCTTAATCGAAGCTGGTGATTTACCCAGCTTAGCTCGTCGCTTGACGGTCATTGCCTACGAAGATATCGGCCTAGCCAATCCAGATGCCCAGATCCATACGGTGACAGCCCTTCAGGCAGCCGAGCGGATCGGCTTCCCCGAAGCTCGCATCCTCATCGCCAACATCATTATCGACCTGGCCCTTTCACCCAAGTCTAATTCAGCCTACGTCGCCATGGACAAGGCCTTGGCTGACCTCCGGAAGTCGGGTAACCTTCCCATTCCTCGTCATTTACGGGATGGCCACTATGCCGGAAGCAAGACCTTGGGGAATGCCCAAGATTACAAATACCCTCACAATTATCCTGGCAATTGGGTCCAACAGGACTACCTGCCAGACAAGCTGAAGGGGGTCTCCTATTTCACTCCTAATGAAAATGGCAAATACGAGCGAGCCCTAGGGGCGACAAAAGAGAAGATTGATCAACTCAAGAAAAGGTGA
- a CDS encoding DUF3173 domain-containing protein: MDNNLISNKELIEMGYRPHTANDIIHQARELLVSRGYTFYNRKRLMVVPKSVVNEILGTEVA, from the coding sequence ATGGATAATAATTTAATTAGCAACAAAGAATTAATTGAAATGGGCTATCGCCCTCACACTGCAAATGATATCATCCATCAGGCAAGAGAATTACTTGTATCACGAGGCTATACATTTTATAATCGTAAACGTTTGATGGTTGTTCCAAAAAGTGTTGTAAATGAGATTCTAGGAACAGAGGTGGCGTAA
- a CDS encoding helix-turn-helix domain-containing protein, with product MTFIIQNFGPNLARLRIEKGVSQTQLAEDLGIGKQSISDYEKQKSYPTFANLDKIAEYFNATPTQLFGTSKEIELEKSVLETNEYSDKVSEILKAVKYIEHFLETDGQYLEDLLYLTRGNQLYTEDGDELYMDPTSPKRTFHNQYEPGFIVARDKSPLELLIENKDLLD from the coding sequence ATGACCTTTATTATTCAAAATTTTGGACCCAATTTGGCACGACTACGCATAGAAAAAGGAGTAAGTCAAACTCAACTTGCGGAAGATTTAGGAATCGGTAAACAGTCCATCTCTGATTACGAAAAACAAAAAAGCTATCCTACCTTTGCAAATTTGGATAAGATAGCAGAATATTTTAATGCAACTCCAACCCAACTATTTGGAACTAGTAAAGAGATTGAGTTAGAAAAGAGTGTTCTTGAAACTAATGAATACTCTGATAAAGTAAGTGAAATCTTAAAAGCTGTCAAATACATCGAACATTTTTTAGAAACTGATGGACAGTACTTAGAGGATTTACTTTACCTAACAAGAGGCAACCAACTATACACAGAAGATGGAGATGAATTGTATATGGATCCAACTTCTCCGAAAAGAACATTTCATAACCAATATGAACCTGGTTTTATTGTAGCAAGAGATAAATCTCCACTAGAACTCTTAATTGAAAATAAGGACCTATTAGATTAA
- a CDS encoding replication initiation protein, with protein sequence MLVSIQDLRSIQERCEIGELVQRLDVSIDRLTVIWDTDTGSLRRIFKNLKQAISTRVDSFEIYDNVRDDVFTLAKDFNEYDSINIIFFQLSTYGGEQLIRIDFNPNTLKEFDGMKVWRQLMYFARLNSLTVRLSRFDLAFDIFNRPEIVNLQHIKGGVTHKVFYGRGGELETKYWGSSGSNVQVRLYDKNKEIIAHKREEKLDLDVNPFWWRLEFQLRTKAIGEEMVQDIMSRLDNFGFYKLDHIRVDQRAFTIIFLNNPELLSLAFPNLKSDSIKKKKTRVRKLLREETNQFAEELKEVLIQNLPKLNKELQLLVGEFLTLENK encoded by the coding sequence TTGTTGGTTTCTATACAAGATTTAAGAAGCATTCAAGAACGATGTGAAATAGGAGAATTAGTACAGAGGTTAGATGTCAGTATTGATAGACTAACGGTTATCTGGGATACAGATACTGGTTCCCTAAGACGGATTTTCAAAAATCTGAAACAGGCAATAAGTACAAGAGTTGATTCATTTGAAATATACGATAATGTTCGAGATGATGTCTTTACTTTAGCTAAAGATTTTAATGAGTATGATTCAATCAATATTATATTTTTTCAATTATCCACTTATGGAGGTGAACAATTGATTCGGATTGATTTCAATCCTAACACTTTAAAAGAATTTGATGGAATGAAAGTATGGAGGCAATTAATGTACTTTGCCAGATTGAATTCATTGACGGTACGTTTGTCTCGTTTTGATTTGGCATTTGACATTTTCAACAGGCCTGAGATCGTTAATTTGCAACATATTAAAGGTGGTGTTACCCATAAGGTCTTCTATGGTCGAGGTGGCGAATTAGAGACGAAATATTGGGGTTCTAGCGGTAGTAATGTACAAGTTAGGTTATATGATAAGAATAAAGAAATCATTGCTCACAAGCGAGAAGAGAAGCTAGATTTGGATGTAAATCCGTTTTGGTGGAGACTAGAGTTCCAACTCAGAACCAAAGCGATTGGTGAGGAGATGGTCCAAGATATTATGAGTAGACTTGATAATTTCGGGTTTTATAAGCTAGATCATATTCGAGTGGATCAAAGAGCATTTACAATTATCTTTCTCAACAATCCTGAACTGTTGTCATTGGCTTTTCCAAATTTAAAATCAGACAGCATCAAAAAGAAAAAAACAAGAGTCCGCAAACTATTGAGAGAAGAAACGAATCAATTTGCGGAAGAATTAAAAGAAGTATTAATACAGAATCTCCCTAAATTAAATAAAGAATTACAACTACTCGTAGGTGAGTTTCTGACTTTAGAAAATAAATAA
- a CDS encoding DUF3013 family protein, with protein sequence MSKYGFLDVLEEEMEKVFPFDFEINWDKKNHAVEVAFLLEVQNTGGVALVDESGEESDEDIFFEEAVIFYNPAKSHVEEDAYLTALPYEPKKGLSREFLAYFATFLKDTAELALDDLMDFLADEEAESFEIVWNQEVFEEGKVGLEESTFYPYPRY encoded by the coding sequence ATGTCTAAATATGGATTTTTGGATGTTTTAGAAGAGGAAATGGAAAAGGTCTTTCCCTTTGACTTTGAGATCAATTGGGATAAGAAGAATCATGCGGTAGAAGTGGCTTTTCTCTTAGAAGTACAAAACACAGGAGGGGTTGCCTTGGTCGATGAGTCGGGCGAAGAATCTGACGAGGATATCTTCTTTGAAGAAGCCGTCATCTTCTACAATCCAGCCAAGTCGCATGTGGAAGAAGATGCCTATTTAACAGCCCTTCCGTATGAGCCGAAAAAAGGCTTGTCTCGAGAGTTTCTAGCTTATTTTGCGACCTTCCTCAAAGATACAGCCGAGCTGGCCTTGGATGACCTCATGGATTTCTTAGCAGACGAAGAGGCAGAGAGCTTTGAGATCGTCTGGAACCAAGAAGTCTTTGAAGAAGGAAAAGTCGGCCTAGAAGAAAGCACCTTTTACCCTTATCCGAGATATTAG
- a CDS encoding GNAT family N-acetyltransferase, whose translation MITLEKAGAEDLETIIAIQRASFKAVYDKYKDEYDPYLEDRERIKWKLVERPNSYYYFVKENEEKIGFLRIQTNEELTEAWLGTAAILPPYQGKGYGSEGLRLLEEEFSTVRQWDLCTVLQDAGMVAFYEKNGYHQTHIEPEKEGMDMVYMKKLIDK comes from the coding sequence ATGATAACACTTGAGAAAGCAGGAGCAGAGGATTTAGAAACCATTATTGCCATTCAAAGAGCCAGTTTTAAGGCAGTCTATGACAAATACAAAGATGAATATGATCCCTATCTAGAAGATCGCGAGCGAATCAAATGGAAATTAGTGGAGCGTCCCAATAGCTATTACTACTTTGTGAAAGAAAACGAAGAGAAGATTGGTTTTTTACGAATTCAGACCAATGAAGAGTTAACGGAAGCTTGGTTGGGGACCGCAGCGATTCTGCCTCCGTATCAGGGAAAAGGGTATGGATCTGAAGGATTACGCTTGCTAGAAGAGGAATTTTCAACCGTTAGACAATGGGATTTGTGTACGGTGTTACAGGATGCAGGCATGGTCGCGTTCTACGAGAAGAATGGCTACCATCAAACCCATATCGAGCCTGAAAAAGAAGGTATGGATATGGTCTACATGAAAAAATTGATTGACAAATAG
- a CDS encoding site-2 protease family protein yields the protein MKKIGIYLVYGLSFLLLMAAFALGTIAFTELGFQLVFVPGYLFTFSSIYLIFILHELGHAFCGYLTGYRLVALGLGNFLLTKKAGKFRLSRTATLKNVGAQYIGLKEDESDQRMILMLSGGILVHLTLLIVSILFGVLTQSWYFAGTWICLNLSFILANALPLGITDGAKILELMRHPENVPYAYLGLRHSAQTLLAPEDYDLKDFVRPVSEEAQGGFVEGVLALQGEIYILEGNREAAKEQFQALLERADSPMIQTAAQLSLLHIALLEGDDEKAEEYASIRRVKSFLSMKMTNIQAVQAWYQFKVKKDLAQTHKAIKLARQKMDVSRMLRDEKVYYQQWLDELEQAIQEEETQVS from the coding sequence ATGAAAAAAATTGGGATCTACCTGGTTTACGGTCTATCGTTTCTTCTCTTGATGGCTGCTTTTGCCTTGGGGACGATCGCCTTTACGGAGTTAGGTTTTCAACTGGTTTTTGTACCGGGCTATCTCTTCACTTTTTCTAGCATTTATCTCATTTTCATTCTCCATGAACTGGGGCATGCTTTTTGTGGCTATCTGACGGGCTATCGGCTCGTCGCTTTAGGCTTGGGAAATTTTCTCCTGACTAAAAAAGCAGGGAAGTTTCGTCTTAGCCGCACGGCCACTCTGAAAAATGTCGGTGCCCAGTATATTGGACTAAAAGAGGATGAAAGTGACCAACGAATGATTCTGATGCTTTCCGGTGGGATATTGGTTCATTTGACTTTACTTATCGTATCCATCCTTTTTGGAGTTCTGACACAGAGTTGGTATTTTGCAGGCACTTGGATTTGTCTCAATCTCTCCTTCATTTTGGCCAATGCTCTCCCCCTTGGGATTACAGATGGAGCTAAAATTTTAGAATTGATGCGCCATCCTGAAAATGTACCCTATGCTTATCTCGGACTGCGCCATTCTGCTCAGACCTTGCTAGCGCCAGAAGACTACGATCTAAAAGACTTTGTTAGACCTGTTTCTGAGGAGGCGCAAGGAGGCTTTGTAGAGGGGGTCTTAGCCCTTCAGGGAGAAATCTACATCCTAGAGGGCAATCGCGAGGCGGCTAAGGAGCAGTTTCAGGCTTTATTGGAGAGGGCAGATAGTCCGATGATTCAAACGGCTGCCCAGTTATCCCTCTTACATATCGCCTTATTAGAAGGAGATGATGAGAAAGCAGAGGAATACGCGAGCATTCGACGAGTCAAGTCTTTTTTGTCGATGAAAATGACCAATATACAGGCGGTCCAAGCCTGGTATCAATTTAAGGTCAAGAAGGATTTGGCCCAGACACACAAGGCGATCAAGCTTGCCAGACAGAAAATGGATGTAAGTCGCATGTTGCGGGATGAGAAAGTCTATTACCAGCAGTGGTTAGATGAGTTGGAACAAGCCATACAGGAAGAAGAGACTCAGGTGAGTTGA
- a CDS encoding NUDIX hydrolase: MELLDKQLDFTGCKIALICDGRILTILRDDKPTIPWPNLWELPGGGREGDESPFECVAREVYEELNIQLSKDDIVWSWIYPSMLDENKKSVFLVGKLTQEQFDSIVFGDEGQGYKLVSLEEFLTSDQVVPQLQERVRDYVEESL, encoded by the coding sequence ATGGAATTATTGGATAAACAATTGGATTTTACGGGTTGTAAGATTGCTTTGATTTGTGATGGGCGAATTTTGACCATCTTACGCGATGACAAACCAACCATTCCTTGGCCTAATCTGTGGGAGTTGCCAGGTGGTGGCCGCGAAGGGGACGAGAGTCCTTTTGAGTGTGTAGCGCGTGAAGTCTATGAAGAATTAAATATCCAACTGTCGAAAGATGACATAGTTTGGTCTTGGATCTACCCCAGCATGTTAGATGAGAATAAGAAATCCGTCTTTTTAGTTGGGAAATTGACACAGGAACAGTTTGACAGTATTGTCTTTGGAGACGAGGGACAGGGCTATAAGTTAGTAAGCCTTGAAGAGTTTTTGACGTCAGATCAGGTCGTTCCCCAATTACAAGAACGAGTGCGCGATTATGTGGAGGAAAGTTTATGA
- a CDS encoding tyrosine-type recombinase/integrase, whose amino-acid sequence MASVRYRKRGDSNLWTYEIRNEGKTVAHNSGFKTKKLAESEAEPILQELRLGKRISRDISLVDLYQEWLELKILPSSRSEETKKKYLLRKNTIERLFGNKKVTQIRASEYQRIMNKYGQTVGRNFLGRLNTGIHQSIQMAIADKVLIDDFTQHVELFSSKEQQMTEEKYLHTEKDYLDLLLAVKRKFDYQRSIVPYIVYFLLKTGMRFGELIALTWNEVDFDRGLLKTYRRFNTLSHKFVPPKNKTSIRMVPIDEECIKILQVLKIEQEKANKDLGIKNRYKMIFQHYGYIHLVPDIASVNKALSVLLNELDIYPIITTKGARHTYGSYLWHKGFDLGVIAKILGHRDISMLVEVYGHTLEEKIFEEFNQIRDVWKDCS is encoded by the coding sequence ATGGCAAGTGTTCGTTATCGAAAGCGAGGAGATAGTAACTTATGGACCTATGAAATTCGTAACGAAGGAAAAACTGTTGCTCATAATAGCGGTTTTAAAACAAAAAAACTTGCAGAGTCAGAAGCTGAGCCGATTCTGCAAGAACTTCGTTTAGGGAAAAGAATTTCTAGAGATATTTCTCTTGTCGATCTATATCAAGAATGGCTTGAACTAAAAATTCTACCGAGTAGTAGGTCGGAAGAGACAAAGAAAAAATATCTTCTCCGTAAAAACACAATTGAAAGATTATTTGGAAATAAAAAAGTCACTCAAATTCGTGCGAGTGAATACCAAAGAATAATGAATAAGTATGGGCAAACAGTTGGTAGAAATTTTCTTGGTAGATTGAATACTGGAATTCATCAGAGCATCCAAATGGCAATTGCTGACAAAGTTCTAATAGATGATTTTACACAACATGTCGAGTTATTTTCATCCAAAGAACAACAGATGACAGAAGAGAAATATTTACATACCGAAAAGGACTATCTGGATTTACTTTTAGCAGTAAAGAGAAAATTTGATTACCAACGTTCAATTGTTCCTTATATCGTCTATTTTCTATTAAAAACAGGCATGAGGTTTGGAGAGTTAATAGCGTTAACTTGGAATGAAGTTGATTTTGACAGAGGACTACTAAAAACATATAGGAGGTTTAATACCCTTTCTCATAAATTTGTCCCTCCAAAAAATAAAACGTCTATTCGGATGGTACCGATAGACGAAGAATGTATTAAGATATTACAAGTCCTAAAAATTGAACAGGAGAAGGCTAATAAAGATCTAGGAATCAAGAATAGGTATAAAATGATTTTTCAGCATTATGGATATATTCACTTGGTACCAGACATTGCAAGTGTCAATAAAGCTTTGAGTGTTCTTTTAAATGAATTAGATATTTATCCAATTATCACTACAAAAGGAGCACGTCATACCTATGGAAGCTACCTCTGGCACAAAGGTTTTGACCTTGGAGTTATTGCAAAGATTTTAGGGCATAGAGATATTTCAATGTTAGTAGAAGTATATGGACACACTTTAGAGGAGAAAATTTTTGAAGAATTTAATCAAATCAGAGATGTATGGAAAGATTGCTCATAA
- the prmA gene encoding 50S ribosomal protein L11 methyltransferase → METWQELKVTVKREGEELVSNLLIELGAQGVAIEDSMDYVGNVDRFGEIFPEVEQQEEIVVTAYYPDTVDMAVVEADLQARLAELTDFMDLGEVKMGTTALAEEDWADNWKKYYEPARITHDLTIVPSWTDYEATAGEKIIKLDPGMAFGTGTHPTTKMSLFALEQVLRGGETVLDVGTGSGVLSIASSLLGAKEIFAYDLDDVAVRVAQENIELNPGMENIHVAAGDLLKGVEIEADVIVANILADILIHLTDDAYRLVKDEGYLIMSGIIKDKWDMVRESAESAGFFLETHMIQGEWNACIFKKTKDISGVIGG, encoded by the coding sequence ATGGAAACATGGCAAGAGTTAAAAGTTACAGTTAAGCGTGAGGGAGAGGAATTAGTTTCCAATCTCTTGATTGAGTTAGGTGCCCAAGGGGTAGCAATTGAAGATAGCATGGACTATGTGGGCAATGTGGATCGTTTTGGTGAGATTTTCCCAGAGGTAGAGCAGCAAGAAGAAATCGTAGTGACAGCCTACTATCCTGATACGGTTGATATGGCAGTGGTTGAGGCAGACTTGCAGGCTCGCCTAGCAGAATTGACAGATTTTATGGATTTGGGTGAGGTCAAGATGGGGACGACTGCCTTGGCTGAGGAAGACTGGGCAGACAACTGGAAGAAATACTATGAGCCAGCTCGTATCACTCATGATTTGACTATCGTGCCGTCTTGGACAGACTATGAGGCGACTGCTGGGGAAAAGATTATTAAGCTAGATCCTGGTATGGCCTTCGGGACAGGAACCCACCCAACTACCAAGATGAGCCTTTTCGCCTTGGAGCAGGTCCTTCGTGGTGGGGAAACAGTGCTAGATGTGGGGACTGGATCAGGCGTCCTCTCTATTGCTAGCTCTCTCCTAGGTGCCAAGGAAATTTTCGCCTATGACCTAGATGATGTGGCAGTTCGTGTTGCTCAGGAAAATATTGAACTCAACCCTGGTATGGAAAACATCCATGTAGCAGCAGGAGATTTGCTTAAGGGAGTTGAGATTGAGGCAGATGTCATCGTGGCTAATATCTTGGCGGATATCCTCATTCATCTGACAGACGATGCCTATCGTTTGGTTAAGGACGAAGGCTACCTCATCATGAGTGGTATAATCAAGGACAAGTGGGACATGGTGCGCGAGTCGGCTGAGTCAGCTGGATTTTTCCTTGAAACTCATATGATTCAAGGGGAGTGGAATGCCTGTATCTTCAAAAAAACTAAGGATATCTCTGGTGTGATTGGAGGCTAG